In one window of Blastopirellula marina DNA:
- a CDS encoding 2-hydroxyacid dehydrogenase, with protein sequence MKVAVFGTKSYDRQFLETASQGTELRWHFFEPRLTETTAPLAHPFEAICCFVNDTINDEVLRIVAAGKTRMIAMRCAGYNNVDLNIAKELGIRVARVPAYSPYAVAEHAVGLILTLNRKYHKAYNRVREGNFSIEGLLGFDLHGRTVGVIGTGKIGQLFAKIMHGFGCELLAYDLHPAEECTKLGAKYVSLDELLGNSDIISLHCPLLPATKHLIDAEAIGKLKPGAMIINTSRGALIDTKAAIGGLKSGQIGYLGIDVYEEEADLFFENKSETVIQDDVFARLMTFPNVLVTGHQAFFTENALQAIAEVTVENLEEFFAGKALTREVKVD encoded by the coding sequence ATGAAAGTTGCCGTCTTCGGAACGAAATCGTATGACCGCCAGTTCCTGGAAACTGCCTCGCAAGGAACTGAGCTACGGTGGCACTTCTTCGAGCCCCGCTTGACCGAAACGACGGCTCCACTGGCGCACCCGTTCGAGGCGATCTGCTGCTTTGTGAACGATACGATCAACGACGAAGTGCTGCGAATCGTGGCCGCAGGAAAAACACGTATGATCGCGATGCGTTGTGCGGGCTACAACAATGTCGACTTGAACATCGCCAAGGAGCTCGGCATTCGTGTGGCCCGGGTGCCTGCATACAGCCCTTACGCGGTCGCAGAACATGCGGTCGGTTTAATCCTGACGCTCAACCGCAAATACCACAAGGCGTACAACCGAGTGCGGGAAGGCAATTTTTCGATCGAAGGGCTGCTCGGCTTCGATTTGCATGGCAGAACCGTGGGGGTGATCGGCACCGGTAAGATTGGCCAGCTGTTCGCCAAGATCATGCACGGCTTCGGCTGCGAGCTTCTCGCCTACGACCTGCATCCGGCGGAAGAGTGCACTAAGCTGGGAGCCAAGTACGTTTCGCTGGATGAGTTACTGGGCAATTCCGATATTATTTCGCTCCATTGTCCTCTGTTGCCGGCAACGAAGCATCTGATCGACGCCGAGGCGATCGGAAAGCTGAAGCCAGGAGCTATGATCATTAACACCAGTCGCGGCGCTTTGATCGATACCAAGGCCGCAATCGGCGGGCTCAAATCCGGCCAGATCGGCTACCTCGGGATTGATGTCTACGAAGAAGAAGCCGACCTCTTTTTCGAAAACAAATCGGAAACCGTCATCCAGGACGATGTCTTCGCGCGCTTGATGACCTTTCCCAACGTGCTGGTTACCGGGCATCAAGCTTTCTTCACTGAGAACGCGCTACAAGCAATTGCCGAAGTTACCGTCGAAAACCTGGAAGAGTTCTTCGCTGGAA